In Betta splendens chromosome 19, fBetSpl5.4, whole genome shotgun sequence, the following proteins share a genomic window:
- the LOC114845887 gene encoding carbohydrate sulfotransferase 3-like isoform X2, protein MNRRLENYSEHQDGMTRSRKHILLLTTTRTGSSFVGEFFNQQGDNMFYLFEPLWHVERMLALETRGTNATAAARAYRDVLQQLFLCDFSLLESFISPLPVDHITAALFRRESSSSLCDESVCSPFVKGVFERYHCKARRCGPLNLTVASESCLQKEHRAIKSVRVRQLETLRPLAEDPRLDMKFIQLVRDPRAVLASRMVAFAANYKNWKQWAMGGDVPADDDEVRKLKGNCDNIRMSAAVGLRQPSWLRRRYMLVRYEDVARFPVKKAREMYKFIGIPLTQRVKSWILRNTQASKEAGGVYSTQKNSSEQVEKWRDSLPFNIVQVVQRVCGPTLKLFGYKFVTSEKMLTDKSVSLIEDKVFNF, encoded by the coding sequence ATGAATCGGCGCCTGGAAAACTACAGTGAGCACCAAGATGGAATGACAAGGAGCAGGAAGCACATTCTCCTGTTAACCACCACCAGGACGGGCTCCTCATTCGTAGGCGAGTTTTTCAACCAGCAGGGCGACAACATGTTTTATCTGTTTGAGCCGCTGTGGCATGTGGAGAGGATGCTGGCGCTGGAGACCAGAGGGACCAACGCCACAGCGGCCGCCAGGGCGTACCGCGACGTGCTCCAGCAACTCTTCCTGTGCGACTTCTCCCTGCTGGAGAGCTTCATCAGCCCCCTCCCTGTGGACCACATCACGGCTGCCCTCTTCCGCAGGGagtccagcagctccctgtgTGATGAATCCGTCTGCAGCCCCTTCGTCAAAGGGGTTTTTGAGCGCTACCACTGCAAGGCCAGGCGCTGTGGACCCCTGAACCTGACCGTGGCGTCTGAGTCCTGCCTTCAGAAGGAGCACAGGGCCATCAAGTCAGTGCGGGTGCGCCAGCTGGAGACCCTTCGTCCTTTGGCTGAGGATCCACGCCTTGACATGAAGTTCATTCAACTGGTGCGAGACCCTCGAGCTGTGCTTGCCTCACGCATGGTGGCCTTCGCAGCCAATTACAAGAACTGGAAGCAATGGGCCATGGGTGGGGACGTGCCTGCGGATGATGATGAGGTGAGGAAGCTGAAAGGGAACTGTGACAACATCAGGATGTCTGCAGCGGTCGGCCTGAGGCAGCCATCGTGGCTGCGCAGACGTTACATGCTGGTGCGGTACGAGGACGTGGCACGGTTCCCCGTGAAGAAAGCAAGGGAGATGTACAAGTTCATCGGAATCCCCCTGACCCAACGAGTGAAGTCCTGGATCCTGAGAAACACCCAGGCCTCCAAAGAGGCCGGCGGCGTTTACTCCACACAGAAAAACTCCTCAGAACAAGTGGAGAAATGGAGGGACAGCCTGCCTTTCAACATAGTCCAGGTGGTTCAGAGGGTTTGTGGGCCGACACTGAAGCTTTTTGGTTATAAATTTGTAACCAGTGAAAAAATGTTAACAGACAAGTCTGTCAGCTTGATTGAAGATAAAGTGTTTAACTTTTAA
- the LOC114845887 gene encoding carbohydrate sulfotransferase 3-like isoform X1 — MRIKYTICVVFVVALVIIEKENNIISRVSDKLAIKQAPQTALRPSGLPHVLWNHNGSFTLMNRRLENYSEHQDGMTRSRKHILLLTTTRTGSSFVGEFFNQQGDNMFYLFEPLWHVERMLALETRGTNATAAARAYRDVLQQLFLCDFSLLESFISPLPVDHITAALFRRESSSSLCDESVCSPFVKGVFERYHCKARRCGPLNLTVASESCLQKEHRAIKSVRVRQLETLRPLAEDPRLDMKFIQLVRDPRAVLASRMVAFAANYKNWKQWAMGGDVPADDDEVRKLKGNCDNIRMSAAVGLRQPSWLRRRYMLVRYEDVARFPVKKAREMYKFIGIPLTQRVKSWILRNTQASKEAGGVYSTQKNSSEQVEKWRDSLPFNIVQVVQRVCGPTLKLFGYKFVTSEKMLTDKSVSLIEDKVFNF; from the exons ATGAGGATCAAATACACAATatgtgttgtctttgttgtggcGCTTGTTATTAttgagaaggaaaacaacattATCTCAAG ggtGTCTGATAAGCTTGCTATAAAGCAAGCACCCCAGACGGCTCTACGGCCTAGTGGCTTGCCCCACGTACTGTGGAACCACAATGGCTCCTTTACCCTGATGAATCGGCGCCTGGAAAACTACAGTGAGCACCAAGATGGAATGACAAGGAGCAGGAAGCACATTCTCCTGTTAACCACCACCAGGACGGGCTCCTCATTCGTAGGCGAGTTTTTCAACCAGCAGGGCGACAACATGTTTTATCTGTTTGAGCCGCTGTGGCATGTGGAGAGGATGCTGGCGCTGGAGACCAGAGGGACCAACGCCACAGCGGCCGCCAGGGCGTACCGCGACGTGCTCCAGCAACTCTTCCTGTGCGACTTCTCCCTGCTGGAGAGCTTCATCAGCCCCCTCCCTGTGGACCACATCACGGCTGCCCTCTTCCGCAGGGagtccagcagctccctgtgTGATGAATCCGTCTGCAGCCCCTTCGTCAAAGGGGTTTTTGAGCGCTACCACTGCAAGGCCAGGCGCTGTGGACCCCTGAACCTGACCGTGGCGTCTGAGTCCTGCCTTCAGAAGGAGCACAGGGCCATCAAGTCAGTGCGGGTGCGCCAGCTGGAGACCCTTCGTCCTTTGGCTGAGGATCCACGCCTTGACATGAAGTTCATTCAACTGGTGCGAGACCCTCGAGCTGTGCTTGCCTCACGCATGGTGGCCTTCGCAGCCAATTACAAGAACTGGAAGCAATGGGCCATGGGTGGGGACGTGCCTGCGGATGATGATGAGGTGAGGAAGCTGAAAGGGAACTGTGACAACATCAGGATGTCTGCAGCGGTCGGCCTGAGGCAGCCATCGTGGCTGCGCAGACGTTACATGCTGGTGCGGTACGAGGACGTGGCACGGTTCCCCGTGAAGAAAGCAAGGGAGATGTACAAGTTCATCGGAATCCCCCTGACCCAACGAGTGAAGTCCTGGATCCTGAGAAACACCCAGGCCTCCAAAGAGGCCGGCGGCGTTTACTCCACACAGAAAAACTCCTCAGAACAAGTGGAGAAATGGAGGGACAGCCTGCCTTTCAACATAGTCCAGGTGGTTCAGAGGGTTTGTGGGCCGACACTGAAGCTTTTTGGTTATAAATTTGTAACCAGTGAAAAAATGTTAACAGACAAGTCTGTCAGCTTGATTGAAGATAAAGTGTTTAACTTTTAA
- the ghitm gene encoding growth hormone-inducible transmembrane protein, which produces MLVARLTCLRSLPLAGMRPVLTHGSPALRAPTLKACPPLVRPQQGYSSKARFGFRRSRTTRDQMKDAAFEPATDTAIRIDSMGRIILAGGAAVGLGALCYYGLGMSNEMGAIEKAVIWPQYVKDRIHSTYMYFAGSVGLTALSAVAVSRTPALLGMMMRGSWLAIGATFAAMIGAGMLVRSISYEHSPVPKHLAWMLHAGVMGAVIAPLTLLGGPLMIRAAWYTAGIVGGLSTVAMCAPSEKFLNMGGPLAVGFGVVFASSLGSMFLPPTSAFGAGLYSVAIYGGLVLFSMFLLYDTQKVIKRAETHPLYGVQKYDPINACMGIYMDTLNIFMRLVMILANGGGSRRK; this is translated from the exons ATGTTGGTGGCGAGGCTAACGTGCCTGAGGAGTCTCCCCCTCGCGGGGATGCGCCCCGTGCTGACACACGGCTCTCCGGCCCTGAGAGCACCCACCCTCAAAGCCTGTCCACCCCTGGTCAGGCCCCAGCAG GGTTATTCTTCTAAAGCCAGATTTGGGTTCCGCCGTTCAAGGACAACCAGAGACCAGATGAAAGATGCAGCTTTTGAGCCAGCCACAGATACTGCAATTCGAA TTGATAGCATGGGAAGAATAATTCTGGCTGGAGGCGCAGCAGTTGGCCTCGGAGCTCTGTGTTATTATGGACTTGGCATGTCTAATGAGATGGGTGCAATTGAGAAAGCAGT GATCTGGCCTCAGTACGTGAAGGATAGGATTCATTCCACCTATATGTACTTTGCTGGCAGCGTTGGACTAACAGCATTGTCAGCTGTAGCAGTGAGCAGAACCCCAGCACTTTTGGGCATGATGATGAGAGGATCATGGCTG GCCATTGGAGCAACATTTGCAGCCATGATTGGTGCTGGCATGCTGGTCAGGTCTATTTCATATGAGCACAGCCCAGTGCCCAAACATTTGGCTTGGATGCTTCATGCAG GTGTGATGGGTGCTGTCATTGCCCCGCTGACTCTGCTGGGAGGTCCTCTGATGATAAGAGCTGCGTGGTACACAGCAGGCATCGTGGGAGGTCTGTCTACTGTGGCCATGTGTGCCCCAAGTGAGAAGTTCCTCAATATGGGTGGGCCCCTGGCTGTCGGCTTTGGAGTGGTCTTTGCTTCCTCTCTTG gatcAATGTTCTTGCCACCGACGTCAGCGTTTGGAGCAGGTCTGTACTCAGTGGCCATCTATGGAGGCCTGGTCCTGTTCAGTATGTTCCTCCTCTATGATACACAGAAGGTCATCAAAAGGGCAGAGACACACCCACTCTATGGTGTACAGAAATATGACCCCATCAATGC ATGTATGGGGATTTACATGGACACACTGAACATCTTCATGAGGCTTGTTATGATTCTGGCTAATGGAGGCGGCAGCAGAAGGAAGTAA
- the LOC114845886 gene encoding cadherin-related family member 1 isoform X1, giving the protein MKKEKKSHALLCLLLLHFTSGQTDYAPYFYDNGPSSTNGNMALISVSEDTLVGTQIYILNGTDPEGDPVRYGLTFEKGSKEYFRVDPKSGNVTLIQELDREKQGEISVLVSITDGRNKVVETVRVFVTDTNDESPEFQNLPFIIDIPEDTAPGSSIYRVQAVDKDMGSGGSVSYYLQNSPLAKFTIDGHSGILRVKPGETLDYETTPTHFVTVVAKDGGGRYKGKHQVLTSTATVTVNVLDAQDMPPSFVGTPYFGYIYEVSVPGSEIFTVYAKDGDQGNPNPIHYSILEGSDGVFDINSSSGCITLTTYPSLLKNELYEIKVKAAEVGPNERLMDYDVTTVTVRVVDLNNHPPTFYGENGPQSKFEVTMYEHPPAGEILRGFKITVNDSDQGANAKFKLRLVGPSRVLRVVPQTVLNEAQVTVIVEDASGIDYEKGPTLSFKLLAVEIDTPERFSATADIVINLLDTNDNAPKFTSEYYIARVPENSPGGASVVSITANDPDSGPWGEVKYTIYGSGSDLFAIHPSSGLIFTQPWTSLDAEVRSKYNFYIKAEDSEGKYSLAEVFVTVLDMNDHSPEFDDELLEKTMIIGTPVRVEAVDEDAESPNNVIEYSIMTADPDNAFDIDSDTGEIKLKPYIKSMEIVQNITKQKDCKWSLVVQARDRGSPSFSTSAVVNIDITEATPLKGPMAVFLMKSRDNPVKAIGLMTVIISMLVGLTVLISTAMYMRNSKSNRIVPARRIIRRRARDQQPWSFKMPFIKFTNPADKFLIEDPEGSSPQGPGGPRPRLAPPCAPCLPPPPPSSARPCERPRAVPTISGALASKGSKKGKFGRRKEGNISSALVSELKMKLEQKIIESNQGYY; this is encoded by the exons atgaagaaagagaagaaaagccATGCTCTGCTAtgtctgcttctgcttcacttcACCTCGG GACAAACTGACTATGCTCCATATTTTTATGATAATGGACCCAGCAGTACAAATGGAAACATGGCCTTGATCAGCGTCTCTGAGGACACATTAGTTG GAACACAGATCTACATCCTGAATGGCACAGATCCGGAGGGGGACCCAGTGCGTTACGGTCTGACGTTCGAAAAGGGCTCCAAGGAGTATTTCAGGGTGGACCCCAAAAGCGGAAACGTGACCCTGATTCAGGAGCTCGACAGGGAG AAACAGGGTGAAATCTCGGTGCTTGTGAGCATAACAGACGGTCGCAATAAG gtTGTGGAGACAGTGAGGGTGTTCGTCACCGACACCAATGATGAATCACCTGAATTTCAAAACCTGCCCTTCATCATCGATATCCCTGAG GACACAGCTCCAGGAAGCAGCATCTACAGAGTCCAAGCAGTGGACAAGGACATGGGCTCAGGAGGCAGCGTCTCATATTATCTACAA AACTCCCCGTTGGCCAAATTCACCATCGACGGCCACAGCGGGATCCTAAGAGTCAAGCCTGGTGAGACGCTCGACTATGAGACCACGCCCACTCACTTCGTGACAGTGGTTGCCAAG GATGGAGGCGGGAGATACAAGGGGAAGCACCAGGTGTTGACCTCCACAGCCACTGTAACAGTGAATGTGCTTGACGCCCAGGACATGCCTCCATCTTTTGTAGGAACACCGTACTTTGGCTACATCTACGAGGTCTCAGTTCCT GGTTCTGAAATATTCACGGTGTATGCTAAAGATGGCGATCAAGGCAATCCCAACCCCATACATTATTCCATCTTAGAAG GTAGTGACGGGGTTTTTGACATAAATAGCTCCAGTGGATGCATCACCCTGACGACGTACCCGTCACTCCTGAAAAACGAGTTGTATGAAATTAAAGTCAAG GCAGCTGAGGTGGGACCGAACGAACGGCTCATGGACTACGACGTTACCACGGTGACAGTGCGGGTGGTGGACCTCAACAACCACCCCCCAACATTCTACGGAGAAAACGGGCCacagagcaagtttgaggtcacGATGTACGAGCACCCGCCAGCAGGCGAGATCCTTCGAGGCTTCAAGATCACGGTCAATGACTCTGACCAG GGAGCAAATGCTAAATTCAAACTGAGACTGGTGGGACCCAGCCGAGTGCTGCGAGTTGTTCCACAGACTGTCCTCAACGAAGCGCAGGTGACCGTCATCGTGGAGGATGCATCTGGCATCGATTATGAAAAGGGACCAACTCTTTCCTTCAAG ttgcTGGCAGTGGAGATTGACACGCCTGAGCGCTTCAGTGCGACGGCTGACATAGTGATCAACCTGCTGGACACCAACGACAACGCGCCCAAGTTCACGTCTGAGTACTACATTGCCAGGGTCCCAGAGAACTCTCCTGGAGGCGCCAGCGTTGTGTCCATAACG GCGAATGATCCAGATTCAGGGCCTTGGGGTGAAGTCAAATACACGATTTATGGATCAGGATCCGATTT GTTTGCCATCCACCCATCGTCAGGGCTCATCTTCACGCAGCCGTGGACCAGTTTGGACGCAGAAGTCAGGTCCAAATACAACTTCTACATCAAGGCGGAAGATTCGGAGGGGAAGTACAGCTTGGCCGAAGTCTTCGTCACCGTCCTGGACATGAACGACCACTCCCCTGAATTCGATGACGAACTCCTGGAGAAGACCATGATCATCGGTACACCTGTCAGAGTGGAG GCAGTGGATGAAGACGCAGAGTCTCCAAACAACGTCATCGAATACTCCATCATGACAGCCGATCCTGACAACGCGTTCGACATCGACTCCGACACCGGGGAGATCAAGCTGAAGCCGTACATCAAGTCCATGGAGATCGTGCAGAACATCACCAAGCAGAAAGACTGCAAGTGGTCTCTGGTGGTCCAGGCCAGGGACAGGGGGTCTCCGTCCTTCAGCACATCGGCTGTGGTCAACATCGACATCACCGAGGCG ACTCCTCTCAAGGGGCCTATGGCTGTCTTTTTAATGAAAAGTAGGGACAATCCAGTAAAAGCTATAGGTTTGATGACGGTTATCATTAGCATGCTGGTAGGGCTGACTGTCTTGATCTCTACGGCTATGTACATGCGCAACTCAAAGTCCAACAGGATCGTGCCCGCGCGTCGCATCATTAGGAGGCGAGCGAGGGACCAGCAGCCCTGGAGCTTCAAGATGCCCTTTATCAAGTTCACCAACCCTGCGGACAAGTTCCTCATAGAGGATCCAGAGGGCAGCTCCCCGCAGGGCCCCGGCGGCCCCCGGCCCCGACTGGCCCCGCCCTGCGCCCCCtgtctgccgccgccgccgccttctaGCGCGCGGCCCTGCGAGAGGCCCCGGGCCGTCCCAACCATATCCGGCGCACTGGCCTCCAAGGGCTCAAAGAAAGGCAAATTCGGCCGCCGCAAGGAGGGGAACATCAGCTCGGCGTTAGTGTCCGAACTCAAAATGAAGCTGGAGCAGAAAATCATCGAGAGCAACCAAGGTTATTATTAA
- the LOC114845886 gene encoding cadherin-related family member 1 isoform X3 — protein sequence MKKEKKSHALLCLLLLHFTSGQTDYAPYFYDNGPSSTNGNMALISVSEDTLVGTQIYILNGTDPEGDPVRYGLTFEKGSKEYFRVDPKSGNVTLIQELDREKQGEISVLVSITDGRNKVVETVRVFVTDTNDESPEFQNLPFIIDIPEDTAPGSSIYRVQAVDKDMGSGGSVSYYLQNSPLAKFTIDGHSGILRVKPGETLDYETTPTHFVTVVAKDGGGRYKGKHQVLTSTATVTVNVLDAQDMPPSFVGTPYFGYIYEVSVPGSEIFTVYAKDGDQGNPNPIHYSILEGSDGVFDINSSSGCITLTTYPSLLKNELYEIKVKAAEVGPNERLMDYDVTTVTVRVVDLNNHPPTFYGENGPQSKFEVTMYEHPPAGEILRGFKITVNDSDQGANAKFKLRLVGPSRVLRVVPQTVLNEAQVTVIVEDASGIDYEKGPTLSFKLLAVEIDTPERFSATADIVINLLDTNDNAPKFTSEYYIARVPENSPGGASVVSITANDPDSGPWGEVKYTIYGSGSDLFAIHPSSGLIFTQPWTSLDAEVRSKYNFYIKAEDSEGKYSLAEVFVTVLDMNDHSPEFDDELLEKTMIIGTPVRVEAVDEDAESPNNVIEYSIMTADPDNAFDIDSDTGEIKLKPYIKSMEIVQNITKQKDCKWSLVVQARDRGSPSFSTSAVVNIDITEAIKGRVISYFMGLSRRPLTVFGICFSAVTSLILLTICISTILYCNAVKKSRINPESNYIKVIRRIR from the exons atgaagaaagagaagaaaagccATGCTCTGCTAtgtctgcttctgcttcacttcACCTCGG GACAAACTGACTATGCTCCATATTTTTATGATAATGGACCCAGCAGTACAAATGGAAACATGGCCTTGATCAGCGTCTCTGAGGACACATTAGTTG GAACACAGATCTACATCCTGAATGGCACAGATCCGGAGGGGGACCCAGTGCGTTACGGTCTGACGTTCGAAAAGGGCTCCAAGGAGTATTTCAGGGTGGACCCCAAAAGCGGAAACGTGACCCTGATTCAGGAGCTCGACAGGGAG AAACAGGGTGAAATCTCGGTGCTTGTGAGCATAACAGACGGTCGCAATAAG gtTGTGGAGACAGTGAGGGTGTTCGTCACCGACACCAATGATGAATCACCTGAATTTCAAAACCTGCCCTTCATCATCGATATCCCTGAG GACACAGCTCCAGGAAGCAGCATCTACAGAGTCCAAGCAGTGGACAAGGACATGGGCTCAGGAGGCAGCGTCTCATATTATCTACAA AACTCCCCGTTGGCCAAATTCACCATCGACGGCCACAGCGGGATCCTAAGAGTCAAGCCTGGTGAGACGCTCGACTATGAGACCACGCCCACTCACTTCGTGACAGTGGTTGCCAAG GATGGAGGCGGGAGATACAAGGGGAAGCACCAGGTGTTGACCTCCACAGCCACTGTAACAGTGAATGTGCTTGACGCCCAGGACATGCCTCCATCTTTTGTAGGAACACCGTACTTTGGCTACATCTACGAGGTCTCAGTTCCT GGTTCTGAAATATTCACGGTGTATGCTAAAGATGGCGATCAAGGCAATCCCAACCCCATACATTATTCCATCTTAGAAG GTAGTGACGGGGTTTTTGACATAAATAGCTCCAGTGGATGCATCACCCTGACGACGTACCCGTCACTCCTGAAAAACGAGTTGTATGAAATTAAAGTCAAG GCAGCTGAGGTGGGACCGAACGAACGGCTCATGGACTACGACGTTACCACGGTGACAGTGCGGGTGGTGGACCTCAACAACCACCCCCCAACATTCTACGGAGAAAACGGGCCacagagcaagtttgaggtcacGATGTACGAGCACCCGCCAGCAGGCGAGATCCTTCGAGGCTTCAAGATCACGGTCAATGACTCTGACCAG GGAGCAAATGCTAAATTCAAACTGAGACTGGTGGGACCCAGCCGAGTGCTGCGAGTTGTTCCACAGACTGTCCTCAACGAAGCGCAGGTGACCGTCATCGTGGAGGATGCATCTGGCATCGATTATGAAAAGGGACCAACTCTTTCCTTCAAG ttgcTGGCAGTGGAGATTGACACGCCTGAGCGCTTCAGTGCGACGGCTGACATAGTGATCAACCTGCTGGACACCAACGACAACGCGCCCAAGTTCACGTCTGAGTACTACATTGCCAGGGTCCCAGAGAACTCTCCTGGAGGCGCCAGCGTTGTGTCCATAACG GCGAATGATCCAGATTCAGGGCCTTGGGGTGAAGTCAAATACACGATTTATGGATCAGGATCCGATTT GTTTGCCATCCACCCATCGTCAGGGCTCATCTTCACGCAGCCGTGGACCAGTTTGGACGCAGAAGTCAGGTCCAAATACAACTTCTACATCAAGGCGGAAGATTCGGAGGGGAAGTACAGCTTGGCCGAAGTCTTCGTCACCGTCCTGGACATGAACGACCACTCCCCTGAATTCGATGACGAACTCCTGGAGAAGACCATGATCATCGGTACACCTGTCAGAGTGGAG GCAGTGGATGAAGACGCAGAGTCTCCAAACAACGTCATCGAATACTCCATCATGACAGCCGATCCTGACAACGCGTTCGACATCGACTCCGACACCGGGGAGATCAAGCTGAAGCCGTACATCAAGTCCATGGAGATCGTGCAGAACATCACCAAGCAGAAAGACTGCAAGTGGTCTCTGGTGGTCCAGGCCAGGGACAGGGGGTCTCCGTCCTTCAGCACATCGGCTGTGGTCAACATCGACATCACCGAGGCG ATCAAAGGTCGAGTTATTTCGTACTTCATGGGCCTCAGCAGACGTCCGCTGACTGTGTTTGGGATTTGTTTCAGCGCTGTCACGTCTCTCATTCTGCTAACGATATGCATATCCACCATCCTGTACTGCAACGCAGTGAAAAAGTCCAGAATCAACCCTGAAAGCAATTACATCAAAGTCATTCGCAGAATCAGATGA
- the LOC114845886 gene encoding cadherin-related family member 1 isoform X2 — translation MALISVSEDTLVGTQIYILNGTDPEGDPVRYGLTFEKGSKEYFRVDPKSGNVTLIQELDREKQGEISVLVSITDGRNKVVETVRVFVTDTNDESPEFQNLPFIIDIPEDTAPGSSIYRVQAVDKDMGSGGSVSYYLQNSPLAKFTIDGHSGILRVKPGETLDYETTPTHFVTVVAKDGGGRYKGKHQVLTSTATVTVNVLDAQDMPPSFVGTPYFGYIYEVSVPGSEIFTVYAKDGDQGNPNPIHYSILEGSDGVFDINSSSGCITLTTYPSLLKNELYEIKVKAAEVGPNERLMDYDVTTVTVRVVDLNNHPPTFYGENGPQSKFEVTMYEHPPAGEILRGFKITVNDSDQGANAKFKLRLVGPSRVLRVVPQTVLNEAQVTVIVEDASGIDYEKGPTLSFKLLAVEIDTPERFSATADIVINLLDTNDNAPKFTSEYYIARVPENSPGGASVVSITANDPDSGPWGEVKYTIYGSGSDLFAIHPSSGLIFTQPWTSLDAEVRSKYNFYIKAEDSEGKYSLAEVFVTVLDMNDHSPEFDDELLEKTMIIGTPVRVEAVDEDAESPNNVIEYSIMTADPDNAFDIDSDTGEIKLKPYIKSMEIVQNITKQKDCKWSLVVQARDRGSPSFSTSAVVNIDITEATPLKGPMAVFLMKSRDNPVKAIGLMTVIISMLVGLTVLISTAMYMRNSKSNRIVPARRIIRRRARDQQPWSFKMPFIKFTNPADKFLIEDPEGSSPQGPGGPRPRLAPPCAPCLPPPPPSSARPCERPRAVPTISGALASKGSKKGKFGRRKEGNISSALVSELKMKLEQKIIESNQGYY, via the exons ATGGCCTTGATCAGCGTCTCTGAGGACACATTAGTTG GAACACAGATCTACATCCTGAATGGCACAGATCCGGAGGGGGACCCAGTGCGTTACGGTCTGACGTTCGAAAAGGGCTCCAAGGAGTATTTCAGGGTGGACCCCAAAAGCGGAAACGTGACCCTGATTCAGGAGCTCGACAGGGAG AAACAGGGTGAAATCTCGGTGCTTGTGAGCATAACAGACGGTCGCAATAAG gtTGTGGAGACAGTGAGGGTGTTCGTCACCGACACCAATGATGAATCACCTGAATTTCAAAACCTGCCCTTCATCATCGATATCCCTGAG GACACAGCTCCAGGAAGCAGCATCTACAGAGTCCAAGCAGTGGACAAGGACATGGGCTCAGGAGGCAGCGTCTCATATTATCTACAA AACTCCCCGTTGGCCAAATTCACCATCGACGGCCACAGCGGGATCCTAAGAGTCAAGCCTGGTGAGACGCTCGACTATGAGACCACGCCCACTCACTTCGTGACAGTGGTTGCCAAG GATGGAGGCGGGAGATACAAGGGGAAGCACCAGGTGTTGACCTCCACAGCCACTGTAACAGTGAATGTGCTTGACGCCCAGGACATGCCTCCATCTTTTGTAGGAACACCGTACTTTGGCTACATCTACGAGGTCTCAGTTCCT GGTTCTGAAATATTCACGGTGTATGCTAAAGATGGCGATCAAGGCAATCCCAACCCCATACATTATTCCATCTTAGAAG GTAGTGACGGGGTTTTTGACATAAATAGCTCCAGTGGATGCATCACCCTGACGACGTACCCGTCACTCCTGAAAAACGAGTTGTATGAAATTAAAGTCAAG GCAGCTGAGGTGGGACCGAACGAACGGCTCATGGACTACGACGTTACCACGGTGACAGTGCGGGTGGTGGACCTCAACAACCACCCCCCAACATTCTACGGAGAAAACGGGCCacagagcaagtttgaggtcacGATGTACGAGCACCCGCCAGCAGGCGAGATCCTTCGAGGCTTCAAGATCACGGTCAATGACTCTGACCAG GGAGCAAATGCTAAATTCAAACTGAGACTGGTGGGACCCAGCCGAGTGCTGCGAGTTGTTCCACAGACTGTCCTCAACGAAGCGCAGGTGACCGTCATCGTGGAGGATGCATCTGGCATCGATTATGAAAAGGGACCAACTCTTTCCTTCAAG ttgcTGGCAGTGGAGATTGACACGCCTGAGCGCTTCAGTGCGACGGCTGACATAGTGATCAACCTGCTGGACACCAACGACAACGCGCCCAAGTTCACGTCTGAGTACTACATTGCCAGGGTCCCAGAGAACTCTCCTGGAGGCGCCAGCGTTGTGTCCATAACG GCGAATGATCCAGATTCAGGGCCTTGGGGTGAAGTCAAATACACGATTTATGGATCAGGATCCGATTT GTTTGCCATCCACCCATCGTCAGGGCTCATCTTCACGCAGCCGTGGACCAGTTTGGACGCAGAAGTCAGGTCCAAATACAACTTCTACATCAAGGCGGAAGATTCGGAGGGGAAGTACAGCTTGGCCGAAGTCTTCGTCACCGTCCTGGACATGAACGACCACTCCCCTGAATTCGATGACGAACTCCTGGAGAAGACCATGATCATCGGTACACCTGTCAGAGTGGAG GCAGTGGATGAAGACGCAGAGTCTCCAAACAACGTCATCGAATACTCCATCATGACAGCCGATCCTGACAACGCGTTCGACATCGACTCCGACACCGGGGAGATCAAGCTGAAGCCGTACATCAAGTCCATGGAGATCGTGCAGAACATCACCAAGCAGAAAGACTGCAAGTGGTCTCTGGTGGTCCAGGCCAGGGACAGGGGGTCTCCGTCCTTCAGCACATCGGCTGTGGTCAACATCGACATCACCGAGGCG ACTCCTCTCAAGGGGCCTATGGCTGTCTTTTTAATGAAAAGTAGGGACAATCCAGTAAAAGCTATAGGTTTGATGACGGTTATCATTAGCATGCTGGTAGGGCTGACTGTCTTGATCTCTACGGCTATGTACATGCGCAACTCAAAGTCCAACAGGATCGTGCCCGCGCGTCGCATCATTAGGAGGCGAGCGAGGGACCAGCAGCCCTGGAGCTTCAAGATGCCCTTTATCAAGTTCACCAACCCTGCGGACAAGTTCCTCATAGAGGATCCAGAGGGCAGCTCCCCGCAGGGCCCCGGCGGCCCCCGGCCCCGACTGGCCCCGCCCTGCGCCCCCtgtctgccgccgccgccgccttctaGCGCGCGGCCCTGCGAGAGGCCCCGGGCCGTCCCAACCATATCCGGCGCACTGGCCTCCAAGGGCTCAAAGAAAGGCAAATTCGGCCGCCGCAAGGAGGGGAACATCAGCTCGGCGTTAGTGTCCGAACTCAAAATGAAGCTGGAGCAGAAAATCATCGAGAGCAACCAAGGTTATTATTAA